The following proteins are co-located in the Massilia litorea genome:
- a CDS encoding sensor domain-containing protein: MSTPDPAALRRQLDELLDHLPAGVVVHGPDGRILSANRRARVLLGQSEAQLVGTESTETVWSLVRSDYTVMPEAEYPVNQVLSTGERVEEMVVGVPATPPGPLRWLICTAYPELDGEGRIERVVVCFNDCTKLKQAERRAQKSEERLRLILEGSTDAPWDYDFTNNEVYYSDRWWSMLGYRPGELPSDEMTWQRMLHPHDAPRVLAFLHKILAERTDSYSVEFRMRHRDGHDVPILSRGFVLRDADGRALRISGTNTDLTERKRAEQRIHELAYYDHLTGLPNRRFLSEELDKVLARSERSGQIGAVLFLDLDNFKLLNDTMGHDVGDLLLRQVAQRLKMALRQSDQLARLGGDEFVIVFEDLGDVLEDAIAEANHVVDKILALLDQPYHLSGRMFVSTTSIGVALFEGLKTEVDTLLKQADLAMYRAKSDGRHIARFFDPGMQAAADRQSALETGLRDGLARHQFVLFCQPQFSIRGRLVGAEVLVRWRRENGALVSPGDFIGLAESSGLILPLGHYVLEESCRALARWRGDRALGKLKLAVNVSVQQLRGPDFPAEVAAILARSGAPSRKLCLELTESIFADDKQDLADKMHQLCGQGLCFSLDDFGTGYSSLAYLKRFPLAALKIDRSFVHDVHVDPDAGPIVKAIIALARQLKLEIVAEGVEHEEQRDFLARSGCYALQGYLLGAPMPIEDFESMYGAAGHA; encoded by the coding sequence ATGTCCACCCCCGACCCAGCCGCTCTCCGGCGCCAGCTCGACGAACTGCTCGACCACCTGCCGGCAGGCGTCGTGGTGCACGGTCCGGATGGCCGCATCCTGTCCGCGAACCGGCGCGCCCGCGTGCTGCTCGGACAGAGCGAAGCGCAGCTGGTCGGCACCGAGTCGACCGAGACGGTATGGTCCCTCGTCCGTTCCGACTACACGGTCATGCCGGAAGCGGAATACCCGGTCAACCAGGTATTGTCGACTGGCGAACGTGTGGAGGAGATGGTAGTCGGCGTGCCGGCGACGCCGCCGGGACCGCTGCGCTGGCTGATCTGCACTGCCTATCCGGAGCTGGACGGGGAAGGGCGCATCGAGCGCGTGGTAGTGTGCTTCAACGATTGCACCAAGCTCAAGCAGGCCGAGCGGCGCGCCCAGAAATCCGAGGAGCGGCTGCGCCTGATCCTGGAAGGCTCGACCGACGCCCCCTGGGACTACGACTTCACGAATAACGAGGTGTACTACTCCGATCGCTGGTGGAGCATGCTCGGCTACCGGCCGGGCGAATTGCCGAGCGACGAGATGACCTGGCAAAGGATGCTGCACCCGCACGACGCGCCGCGCGTCCTCGCCTTCCTGCACAAGATCCTGGCCGAACGGACAGATAGCTACAGCGTCGAATTCCGGATGCGCCACCGCGACGGACACGACGTGCCGATCCTCTCGCGCGGCTTCGTGCTGCGCGACGCCGACGGGCGCGCCCTGCGCATTTCGGGTACGAACACCGACCTCACCGAACGCAAGCGCGCGGAGCAGCGCATCCACGAGCTGGCCTATTACGATCACCTGACCGGGCTGCCGAACCGCCGCTTCCTGTCCGAGGAACTCGACAAGGTGCTGGCGCGCAGCGAACGCTCCGGCCAGATCGGCGCCGTGCTGTTCCTCGACCTGGACAACTTCAAGCTGCTCAACGACACCATGGGGCACGACGTCGGCGACCTGCTGCTGCGCCAGGTGGCCCAGCGGCTCAAGATGGCCTTGCGCCAGAGCGACCAGCTGGCGCGCCTCGGCGGCGACGAGTTCGTTATCGTGTTCGAAGACCTCGGCGATGTACTCGAGGATGCCATTGCCGAGGCCAACCACGTCGTCGACAAGATCCTCGCGCTTCTCGACCAGCCCTACCATCTGTCCGGCCGCATGTTCGTCAGCACGACCAGCATCGGCGTCGCCCTGTTCGAGGGACTGAAAACCGAGGTCGACACGCTGCTCAAGCAGGCCGATCTGGCCATGTACCGCGCCAAGTCCGACGGCCGCCACATCGCCCGCTTCTTCGACCCCGGCATGCAGGCGGCCGCCGACCGCCAGTCGGCGCTCGAGACCGGCCTGCGCGACGGCCTGGCGCGCCACCAGTTCGTCCTGTTCTGCCAGCCGCAATTCAGCATCCGCGGACGCCTGGTGGGCGCCGAAGTACTGGTGCGCTGGCGCCGCGAGAACGGCGCCCTCGTGAGTCCCGGCGACTTCATCGGCCTGGCGGAGTCGTCCGGCCTGATCCTGCCCTTGGGCCACTACGTACTCGAGGAAAGCTGCCGTGCGCTGGCGCGCTGGCGCGGCGACAGGGCGCTCGGCAAGTTGAAACTGGCGGTGAACGTCAGCGTGCAGCAACTGCGCGGCCCCGATTTTCCCGCGGAAGTCGCAGCCATCCTCGCCCGCTCCGGCGCGCCGAGCCGCAAGCTGTGCCTGGAACTGACGGAAAGCATCTTTGCCGACGACAAGCAGGACCTCGCCGACAAGATGCACCAGCTGTGCGGGCAGGGCCTGTGCTTTTCGCTCGACGATTTCGGCACCGGCTATTCCTCGCTGGCCTACCTGAAGCGCTTCCCGCTGGCGGCCCTCAAGATCGACCGCTCCTTTGTGCACGACGTGCACGTCGACCCGGACGCGGGACCGATCGTCAAGGCAATCATCGCCCTGGCGCGCCAGCTCAAGCTCGAGATCGTCGCCGAAGGCGTGGAGCACGAGGAACAGCGCGACTTCCTCGCCCGCAGCGGCTGCTATGCGCTGCAGGGCTACCTACTGGGCGCGCCGATGCCGATCGAGGATTTCGAGAGCATGTATGGTGCGGCCGGGCACGCGTGA
- a CDS encoding universal stress protein, translated as MFKRILLPTDGSELSSRAVLAGVSFAKEVGAELVGMTALPDFKAFTADAEMLESTEDEYLAVSEARANKRLAPLVDAARAAGVACTAMLVRSDDPHEAILRTARDRGCDLIIMASHGRHGLSGVLLGSETQKVLVHSSIPVLVYR; from the coding sequence ATGTTCAAGCGCATTTTGCTGCCGACGGACGGATCCGAGCTCTCTTCGCGCGCCGTATTGGCCGGCGTGAGTTTTGCGAAGGAAGTCGGTGCGGAGCTGGTCGGCATGACCGCCCTCCCGGACTTCAAGGCCTTCACGGCGGACGCCGAGATGCTCGAGAGTACCGAGGACGAATACCTCGCCGTCAGCGAGGCGCGCGCCAACAAGCGCCTGGCGCCGCTCGTGGATGCGGCGCGCGCAGCGGGTGTCGCCTGTACTGCGATGCTGGTGCGCTCCGACGATCCGCACGAAGCCATCCTGCGCACCGCGCGCGACCGTGGGTGCGACCTCATCATCATGGCTTCGCACGGCAGGCATGGACTGAGCGGGGTGTTGCTGGGAAGCGAGACGCAGAAAGTGCTGGTGCACAGCTCGATTCCGGTGCTGGTCTACCGTTGA
- a CDS encoding tyrosine-type recombinase/integrase: MDKLTTWDANPVQAFKEFIATSAFAETGRRLRADGSIRVLSPQSAKIYLFMFGNLADWLHQEGIRFSAVKQTDLLRFIDRRVKGKRILNSKIAYRYLRLLERCYEHLELTPNPAQQAILGVDRAHMVKDDAGRSLSSEQLERFFAALPAQAPQGRPSTAFAGWKRRRDRAMQVVIALAGLRVSEAIGLLVGELGRQVALDGSILLTITPDEKLDTSHEHTVALPRAGADELRAWLKEREEMGIPGQLVFPANLTGNKMTRKTVYVQMRATFERAGLDLARSGGRTLRNTFAKQQLDQGASAEELKDVLGLALERSAADYQFTQVKPDPAA, translated from the coding sequence ATGGACAAGCTGACGACGTGGGATGCCAATCCGGTCCAGGCATTCAAGGAATTCATCGCGACGAGCGCATTCGCAGAGACCGGCCGCCGCTTGCGCGCGGACGGCAGCATCCGGGTGCTCTCCCCGCAATCGGCGAAGATCTACCTCTTCATGTTCGGGAACCTGGCAGACTGGCTGCATCAGGAGGGGATCCGCTTCTCCGCCGTGAAGCAGACCGACCTGCTCCGCTTCATCGATCGTAGGGTCAAGGGCAAGCGCATCCTGAACAGCAAGATCGCCTACCGTTACCTGCGCTTGCTGGAACGCTGCTACGAGCACCTCGAACTGACGCCGAACCCGGCCCAGCAAGCGATCCTCGGCGTCGACCGCGCCCACATGGTGAAGGACGATGCCGGCCGCAGCCTGTCGAGCGAGCAACTGGAACGCTTCTTCGCCGCCCTGCCGGCGCAGGCGCCCCAGGGCCGGCCCAGCACCGCTTTCGCCGGCTGGAAACGCCGCCGCGATCGGGCCATGCAGGTCGTCATCGCGCTGGCGGGTCTGCGGGTGTCCGAGGCGATCGGCTTGCTCGTCGGCGAGCTGGGCAGGCAGGTGGCGCTCGACGGCTCGATCCTGCTGACGATCACGCCCGACGAAAAGCTCGACACCAGTCATGAACACACGGTCGCCCTCCCCCGCGCAGGCGCGGACGAGCTGCGGGCCTGGCTGAAGGAACGGGAGGAGATGGGGATTCCGGGCCAGTTGGTCTTTCCCGCCAACCTGACCGGCAACAAAATGACGCGCAAGACCGTGTATGTGCAGATGCGGGCGACCTTCGAGCGGGCCGGGCTGGATCTGGCGCGCTCGGGCGGACGCACCTTGCGCAATACCTTCGCCAAGCAGCAGCTCGACCAGGGCGCAAGCGCCGAGGAACTGAAGGACGTGCTCGGCCTGGCGCTCGAGCGTTCGGCAGCGGACTACCAGTTCACCCAGGTCAAACCCGATCCCGCGGCCTGA
- the lpxO gene encoding lipid A hydroxylase LpxO, which translates to MKWAVVAFYFLAVFHIHFRGKVRLPFGRQLFDHSSFMAPINVFMHLFSKVPSTPYIPVRDFPELAPLQANWQVIRAEAEHLLTLKKIKAAEQNDDAGFNSFFKTGWKRFYLKWYDASHPSAARLCPQTHALLQSIPSVKAAMFAELPPGAKLNPHRDPFAGSMRYHLGLATPNDDRCFIEVDGERHSWRDGEGVIFDETYIHWAINGSDSDRIILFCDVERPMRYRWMSAINRWLGRTMMTAASSPNETGDQTGLVSKLFRISHVMGQYRRRYKAWNKTAYKVTKVVLIVAVAAFIYWI; encoded by the coding sequence ATGAAGTGGGCGGTGGTAGCTTTTTATTTCCTCGCGGTTTTCCACATTCACTTCCGCGGCAAGGTGCGCCTGCCGTTCGGACGGCAATTGTTCGACCACTCGTCGTTCATGGCGCCGATCAATGTATTCATGCACTTGTTTTCCAAAGTGCCGAGCACGCCTTACATTCCGGTGCGCGATTTCCCTGAACTGGCGCCGCTGCAGGCCAACTGGCAGGTCATCCGCGCCGAAGCGGAACACCTGCTGACCCTCAAAAAGATCAAGGCGGCCGAGCAGAACGACGATGCCGGCTTCAATTCCTTCTTCAAGACCGGCTGGAAGCGCTTCTACCTGAAGTGGTACGACGCCAGCCACCCGTCAGCCGCCCGCCTGTGCCCGCAAACCCATGCGTTGCTGCAATCGATCCCCTCGGTAAAAGCCGCGATGTTCGCCGAGCTGCCGCCGGGCGCCAAGCTGAACCCGCACCGCGACCCCTTCGCCGGCTCGATGCGCTACCACCTGGGCCTGGCCACGCCGAACGACGATCGCTGCTTCATCGAAGTCGACGGCGAACGCCACAGCTGGCGCGACGGCGAGGGCGTGATCTTCGACGAAACCTATATCCACTGGGCCATCAACGGCAGCGACAGCGACCGCATCATCCTGTTCTGCGACGTCGAGCGTCCGATGCGTTACCGCTGGATGTCGGCAATCAACCGCTGGCTCGGCCGGACGATGATGACGGCCGCCAGCTCGCCCAACGAGACCGGCGACCAGACGGGCCTGGTGAGCAAGCTGTTCCGCATCTCGCACGTGATGGGCCAGTACCGGCGCCGCTACAAGGCCTGGAACAAGACGGCCTATAAAGTGACCAAGGTCGTCCTGATCGTGGCCGTGGCCGCCTTCATCTACTGGATCTGA
- a CDS encoding DUF6139 family protein — protein MRLDIYRRAESDGKFSYLAVPETRNIPEEATNTDWEVEARAFEIDDNADHLPDYEIDNLSGQLSEKGYAMTHVH, from the coding sequence ATGCGCCTGGACATTTACCGCAGAGCCGAAAGCGACGGCAAGTTCTCCTACTTGGCCGTGCCGGAAACTCGCAACATCCCCGAAGAAGCCACCAATACGGATTGGGAAGTGGAGGCACGCGCCTTCGAGATCGACGACAATGCCGATCACCTGCCCGACTACGAGATCGATAACCTGAGTGGCCAGCTATCCGAAAAAGGCTATGCGATGACCCATGTCCACTAA
- a CDS encoding methyltransferase domain-containing protein: MLNEREIESCYLGQFIPVHYHHNMLMDQNRMNAFQGAIAHAVRPGMKVLELGGGTGVLSYFAAQQADKVYCVEFNPDLVKEARRFLAMNPNGHKVEVIHADAFDYLPPEPVDVVICEMIHVAMLREKQVAVIEAFKQRYLARFGGPLPIFMPEAVVMAVQPLQQDYGFHGYYAPIVQFQDTGVAYPGTIELARPAVYSVLDFAEPVDSLIAWSGSFTVEQDGSLNALRFVTKNVLSIVEEQGSTIDWLNHYMTLPLARALDVVAGDVVEVAFQYRAGGSIPSLQASIRAALAVDAPNEVPARAMRTVEFA, translated from the coding sequence ATGCTGAACGAACGCGAAATCGAAAGCTGCTACCTCGGGCAATTCATCCCGGTCCACTATCACCACAACATGCTGATGGACCAGAACCGCATGAATGCCTTCCAGGGCGCGATCGCGCACGCGGTCCGGCCGGGCATGAAGGTGCTCGAGCTCGGCGGCGGGACCGGCGTGCTCTCGTATTTCGCGGCCCAGCAGGCCGACAAGGTGTATTGCGTCGAGTTCAACCCGGACCTGGTGAAGGAAGCGCGCCGTTTCCTGGCGATGAACCCGAACGGCCACAAGGTCGAGGTGATCCATGCCGACGCCTTCGACTACCTGCCGCCGGAGCCGGTCGATGTCGTGATCTGCGAAATGATCCACGTCGCCATGCTGCGCGAAAAGCAGGTGGCCGTGATCGAAGCCTTCAAGCAGCGCTATCTTGCCCGTTTCGGCGGTCCGCTGCCCATCTTCATGCCGGAAGCCGTCGTGATGGCGGTGCAGCCGCTGCAGCAGGACTACGGCTTCCACGGCTATTACGCGCCGATCGTCCAGTTCCAGGACACGGGCGTGGCTTATCCGGGCACGATCGAGCTGGCCCGGCCGGCCGTGTACAGCGTCCTCGATTTCGCCGAACCCGTCGACAGCCTGATCGCCTGGAGCGGCAGCTTCACGGTGGAGCAGGACGGTTCGCTGAACGCGCTGCGTTTCGTGACCAAGAACGTGCTCTCGATCGTCGAGGAACAGGGCAGCACCATCGACTGGCTGAACCACTACATGACGCTGCCGCTGGCCAGGGCCCTCGACGTGGTGGCGGGCGACGTGGTCGAGGTGGCGTTCCAGTACCGCGCGGGCGGATCCATCCCCAGCCTGCAGGCCTCGATCCGCGCCGCGCTGGCCGTCGACGCGCCGAACGAAGTCCCGGCGCGCGCCATGCGTACCGTCGAGTTCGCATAA
- a CDS encoding ankyrin repeat domain-containing protein translates to MGAQRRLILRSAVLVLGLACGIAAAAPAPPTEAQLTTFFRAVQLDDAKTVNAMIGGVVNANQPNPIGGEPGLVQALREDAMEVFKAFLAHPGTNLEAQAANGNTALMMAAFKRNRAAVEALLAKGAKVNQPGWTALHYAAASGDDEIVRLLLARGAKVDAVSPKASGGYTPMMMAAREGHDGTALVLIAHGADRNRTNVEGLNAVQIAERAGKPRVAAALQRGGR, encoded by the coding sequence ATGGGAGCACAGCGCCGCCTCATCCTCCGCAGTGCCGTACTCGTCCTGGGCCTGGCCTGCGGGATCGCCGCCGCGGCGCCGGCGCCGCCGACCGAGGCCCAGCTGACCACTTTCTTCCGCGCGGTGCAGCTGGACGACGCGAAGACGGTCAATGCCATGATCGGGGGCGTCGTCAACGCCAACCAGCCGAACCCGATCGGCGGCGAGCCGGGCCTGGTGCAGGCGCTGCGCGAGGATGCGATGGAGGTTTTCAAGGCCTTCCTCGCCCATCCGGGCACCAACCTGGAAGCGCAGGCCGCCAACGGCAACACGGCGCTGATGATGGCGGCCTTCAAGCGCAACCGTGCGGCGGTGGAGGCCTTGCTGGCCAAAGGCGCGAAGGTCAACCAGCCGGGCTGGACGGCACTGCACTATGCGGCCGCCAGCGGCGACGACGAGATCGTCCGCCTGCTGCTCGCGCGCGGCGCGAAAGTCGACGCGGTCTCGCCCAAGGCGAGCGGCGGCTACACGCCGATGATGATGGCGGCGCGCGAAGGGCATGACGGCACCGCCCTGGTCCTGATCGCGCACGGCGCCGACCGCAATCGTACGAATGTCGAAGGCCTGAACGCCGTCCAGATCGCCGAGCGAGCCGGCAAGCCGCGCGTGGCCGCAGCCCTGCAACGGGGCGGGCGCTGA
- a CDS encoding TatD family hydrolase — protein MYIDSHCHINFPELAARMPEVLAKMAENRVTHALCVSVDLPDFPSVLALAEQYPHIYASVGVHPDYEDTPEPTVEQLVELAQHPKIIAIGETGLDYYRLEGDLEWQRERFRTHIRASRETRKPLIIHTRSASEDTIRIMREEGAGTRDGGVAGVMHCFTESLEVAQAAIEMGFYISFSGIVTFKSAKDLQAVARAVPLERILIETDSPYLAPVPYRGKMNEPGYVAHVAEYIATLKEVPLREVADRTTGNFFNLFQHAKV, from the coding sequence ATGTACATCGATTCCCACTGCCACATCAATTTCCCCGAGCTCGCCGCCCGGATGCCCGAAGTCCTGGCCAAGATGGCCGAGAACCGCGTCACCCACGCCCTGTGCGTCTCGGTCGACCTGCCGGACTTCCCCTCGGTGCTCGCCCTGGCCGAGCAATATCCGCACATTTATGCCTCGGTCGGCGTCCATCCGGACTACGAGGACACGCCGGAACCAACGGTCGAGCAGCTGGTCGAACTGGCACAGCATCCGAAGATCATCGCCATCGGCGAAACCGGCCTGGATTACTATCGCCTCGAGGGCGACCTCGAATGGCAGCGCGAGCGCTTCCGCACCCATATCCGTGCCTCGCGCGAGACCCGCAAGCCGCTGATCATCCATACCCGCTCCGCCAGCGAAGACACCATCCGCATCATGCGGGAAGAGGGCGCCGGCACCAGGGATGGCGGCGTGGCCGGCGTGATGCACTGCTTTACCGAGTCGCTCGAGGTGGCGCAGGCCGCGATCGAGATGGGTTTCTATATCTCGTTTTCCGGCATCGTCACGTTCAAAAGCGCGAAAGACCTGCAGGCGGTGGCGCGCGCGGTGCCGCTCGAGCGGATCCTGATCGAGACCGACTCGCCTTATCTCGCCCCGGTGCCCTACCGCGGCAAGATGAACGAGCCCGGCTATGTGGCGCACGTGGCGGAATACATCGCCACCCTGAAGGAGGTGCCGCTGCGCGAAGTCGCGGACCGCACCACCGGGAACTTCTTCAACCTGTTCCAGCACGCAAAGGTTTGA
- a CDS encoding GNAT family N-acetyltransferase: protein MPSYVHRLARRDDLPVIVDIYNSTIASREVTADTEPVSVASREAWFNEHTPERRPLWVIHDANDVSDEPTVIGWMSYSNFYGRPAYSGTAELSIYIDEEWRGRGLGRYCLEQAIAFAPKIKVHTLLGFIFGHNVPSLALFRKFGFETWANFPRVANLDGIERDLIILGKRVAD from the coding sequence ATGCCGTCCTACGTCCACCGTCTTGCCCGCCGCGACGACCTGCCCGTCATCGTCGATATTTATAACTCCACCATCGCCTCGCGCGAAGTCACCGCCGACACCGAACCCGTGAGCGTCGCCTCGCGCGAAGCCTGGTTCAACGAGCACACGCCCGAGCGGCGTCCGCTGTGGGTGATCCACGATGCGAACGATGTGTCGGACGAGCCGACCGTGATCGGCTGGATGTCCTACTCGAATTTCTACGGCCGTCCGGCCTACTCGGGCACGGCCGAGCTGTCGATCTATATCGATGAGGAATGGCGCGGACGCGGCCTCGGGCGCTACTGCCTGGAGCAGGCGATCGCCTTTGCGCCGAAGATCAAGGTGCATACCCTGCTCGGCTTCATTTTCGGGCACAACGTGCCGAGCCTGGCGCTGTTTCGCAAGTTCGGCTTCGAGACCTGGGCGAATTTTCCGCGGGTGGCGAATCTGGACGGGATCGAGCGCGACTTGATCATCCTGGGGAAGCGCGTCGCGGATTGA
- a CDS encoding PilZ domain-containing protein produces the protein MTGNTTDPNAALVPRPSVLSLAIKEKAALYAAYMPFLKNGGMFVPTNKPYKIGDEVYLILSLMDDPNKYPIAGKVAWITPAGANNSKAQGIGVHFPADETGQRAKARIEEILGAALRSSRATHTL, from the coding sequence ATGACTGGCAATACCACCGACCCGAACGCAGCGCTCGTGCCGCGGCCGTCGGTCCTGTCGCTGGCGATCAAGGAAAAGGCGGCCCTGTACGCGGCCTACATGCCGTTTTTAAAGAACGGCGGCATGTTCGTGCCGACCAACAAGCCGTATAAAATCGGCGACGAGGTCTATCTGATCCTGTCGCTGATGGACGACCCGAATAAATACCCGATCGCGGGCAAGGTCGCCTGGATCACCCCTGCCGGCGCCAACAACAGCAAGGCGCAGGGCATCGGCGTGCATTTCCCTGCCGACGAAACCGGCCAGCGCGCCAAGGCCCGCATCGAAGAAATCCTGGGCGCGGCGCTCCGCTCGTCGCGCGCCACCCATACCCTGTAA
- a CDS encoding DNA polymerase III subunit delta': protein MIYPWQQSAWTQLQAMRERLPHAILFHGPAGIGKAGFIEAFAQSLLCENVQPDGQACGSCASCGWFLQHNHPDYRRVRPEALEDEPAAEGDGVEGGEGDKKSKSTKAPSKEIKIEQIRNLADFMNISTHRQGLRVVVLYPAEALNMPASNALLKTLEEPPPGTVFLLASNGLDRLLPTILSRCRKFALPMPDHAAALTWLKEQGVPDADSWLREEGGAPLAALDKANGGSREELDTLLGFLARPNVESALRQADKLSKTPLASLVSWQQRWLYDLLASKLAGTVRYYPRYQKELAALAGNVHTANLLRAIKSANERRAVADHPLSAKLFVEDMLLDYTACCNPA from the coding sequence ATGATCTACCCTTGGCAACAATCCGCCTGGACCCAGCTCCAGGCCATGCGCGAGCGCCTGCCGCACGCGATCCTGTTCCACGGCCCGGCCGGCATCGGCAAGGCCGGCTTCATCGAAGCCTTTGCCCAGTCGCTGCTGTGCGAGAACGTGCAGCCCGACGGCCAGGCCTGCGGCAGCTGCGCCTCCTGCGGCTGGTTCCTCCAGCACAACCATCCCGACTACCGCCGCGTGCGCCCCGAAGCGCTGGAAGACGAACCGGCAGCCGAGGGCGACGGGGTTGAAGGCGGCGAGGGCGACAAGAAATCGAAGTCGACCAAGGCGCCCTCGAAAGAGATCAAGATCGAGCAGATCCGGAACCTGGCCGATTTCATGAACATCTCGACCCATCGCCAGGGTCTGCGGGTGGTGGTGCTGTATCCGGCCGAGGCGCTGAACATGCCGGCCTCGAATGCCCTGCTGAAAACCCTGGAAGAACCGCCGCCGGGCACCGTGTTCCTACTCGCTTCGAACGGACTGGACCGCCTGCTGCCGACCATCCTGTCGCGCTGCCGCAAGTTCGCGCTGCCGATGCCGGACCACGCTGCCGCGCTGACCTGGCTGAAAGAGCAGGGCGTGCCGGACGCCGACAGCTGGCTGCGCGAGGAGGGCGGCGCGCCGCTGGCTGCGCTCGACAAGGCGAATGGCGGCAGCCGCGAGGAGCTCGACACCCTGCTCGGTTTCCTTGCCCGTCCGAACGTCGAGTCGGCGCTGCGCCAGGCCGATAAACTCAGCAAGACGCCGCTGGCTTCGCTCGTCTCCTGGCAGCAGCGCTGGCTCTACGACCTGCTGGCGAGCAAGTTGGCGGGAACGGTGCGCTACTATCCGCGCTACCAGAAGGAACTTGCAGCCTTGGCCGGCAACGTGCACACTGCGAATCTGTTACGTGCAATCAAGTCCGCGAACGAACGCCGCGCCGTGGCCGACCACCCGCTGTCGGCCAAGCTCTTTGTCGAGGACATGTTGCTGGACTATACAGCGTGCTGCAATCCGGCTTGA
- the tmk gene encoding dTMP kinase, with translation MSGRGKFLSVEGIDGAGKSTHIGFITDFLESRGKTVVTSREPGGTPLGEKLRDLLLHEKMHLETEALLMFASRREHMAQVIEPALDAGSWVLSDRFTDASFAYQSGGRGLDRTKMEALEAWVHPHLQPDMTLLFDVPLEVARERLDATRTLDKFEREQEAFFARCRAEYLRRAEQFPARFVVIDSTRSIAETQARISEALEVLL, from the coding sequence ATGAGTGGCCGCGGTAAATTTTTGAGCGTCGAGGGGATCGATGGCGCCGGCAAGTCGACGCATATCGGCTTCATTACCGATTTCCTCGAGTCGCGCGGCAAGACCGTCGTCACCTCGCGCGAACCGGGCGGCACGCCGCTGGGAGAGAAGCTGCGCGACCTGCTGCTGCACGAAAAAATGCACCTGGAAACCGAGGCCCTGCTGATGTTCGCCAGCCGCCGCGAACACATGGCGCAGGTCATCGAACCTGCCCTGGATGCCGGCTCCTGGGTGCTGTCGGACCGTTTTACGGATGCCAGCTTCGCCTACCAGAGCGGCGGGCGCGGCCTGGACCGTACTAAAATGGAAGCGCTGGAAGCCTGGGTGCACCCGCACCTGCAACCGGACATGACCCTGCTGTTCGACGTGCCCCTGGAAGTGGCGCGCGAACGGCTCGATGCAACCCGTACCCTGGACAAGTTCGAGCGCGAGCAGGAAGCATTCTTTGCCCGCTGCCGCGCCGAATACCTGCGCCGCGCCGAACAGTTCCCGGCGCGCTTCGTCGTGATCGATTCGACGCGCAGCATCGCCGAGACGCAGGCCCGGATCAGCGAGGCGCTGGAGGTATTGCTGTGA
- the mltG gene encoding endolytic transglycosylase MltG: MAFIKKTIVTAVIVSIVAVGGFSWWSKQALTTAEPPIEFTITPGSGVGAAAQQMVAAGVPVNPTLFQILARVTGDSGRIKAGSYELKPNTSPRRLLNQLVRGEFAQEAVTIIEGWTFRQMRDAIAATKTLRHETAKLSDAELMAKVSTEYKQPEGLFFPDTYLFAKGASDLQIYKQAHQMLLTRLNAAWEKRADNLPYKTPYEALIMASIVEKETGQKSERSMIAGVFVNRLRTGMMLQTDPSVIYGMGARYEGKIAKKDLLTDTPYNTYTRYGLPPTPISLPGVQSLSAALAPAKTDALYFVSRNDGTSHFSDNLNEHNRAVNQYQRGASKP, from the coding sequence ATGGCATTCATAAAAAAAACCATCGTCACCGCAGTCATCGTTTCCATCGTGGCCGTCGGCGGCTTCAGCTGGTGGTCGAAGCAGGCCCTTACCACGGCCGAGCCGCCCATCGAATTCACCATCACCCCGGGTAGCGGCGTCGGCGCGGCTGCCCAGCAGATGGTGGCGGCCGGCGTGCCCGTCAATCCGACGCTGTTCCAGATCCTGGCGCGCGTCACCGGCGACAGCGGCCGCATCAAGGCCGGCAGCTACGAGCTGAAACCGAATACCTCGCCGCGGCGCCTGCTGAACCAGCTCGTGCGTGGCGAATTCGCCCAGGAAGCGGTCACCATCATCGAAGGCTGGACCTTCCGCCAGATGCGCGACGCCATCGCCGCCACCAAGACCCTGCGCCACGAAACGGCAAAGCTGAGCGACGCGGAGCTGATGGCCAAGGTGTCGACCGAATACAAGCAGCCGGAAGGCCTGTTCTTCCCGGACACTTATCTCTTCGCGAAGGGCGCGAGCGACTTGCAGATCTATAAGCAGGCGCACCAGATGCTGCTCACCCGCCTGAACGCCGCCTGGGAAAAGCGCGCCGACAACCTGCCCTATAAAACGCCGTACGAAGCCCTGATCATGGCCTCGATCGTTGAAAAGGAAACCGGCCAGAAGAGCGAGCGCTCGATGATCGCCGGCGTCTTCGTCAATCGCCTGCGTACCGGCATGATGCTGCAGACCGATCCCAGCGTGATCTACGGCATGGGGGCGCGCTACGAAGGCAAGATCGCCAAGAAGGATCTGCTGACCGACACCCCGTACAACACCTATACCCGCTACGGCCTGCCGCCGACGCCGATTTCGCTGCCGGGCGTGCAGTCGCTCAGCGCCGCGCTGGCGCCGGCCAAGACCGATGCCCTGTATTTTGTCTCGCGCAACGACGGCACCAGTCATTTCTCGGACAACCTGAACGAGCACAACCGCGCTGTAAACCAGTACCAGCGCGGTGCGAGCAAGCCATGA